The proteins below are encoded in one region of Aquisphaera giovannonii:
- a CDS encoding phage late control D family protein, translating into MLLPDGLTSLNNPRGPSGIARSPRPYVLLNGVRLPVQAVESLEVTNASHFTADTFRLQLAVGGLPADYGPAYWADSQFDQLSIGVSMNGETPRPLIVGQVDDIDWNPVGTEITLTGRDLSAALIDNKTAEKFQNQTSSQIAQTLALRRGLDSDVQATTTLAGTYYEIDHAIATHEETEWDLLTYLAQREGFDVWVSGTTLYFQPSPSETNPPYLLLVSRNADGSFVSNGERISLRRSQTLARDVIVKVRSWNQKQQRAFTVTAKRSQAKKGQRVGGEAQTYSFVRPNLTQEQAQRVAESLAEDITRHERVLNASLPGDNELVTRSMVRLVGTGTGWDQLYYPDIVTRRLSMAEGYRMELKAKNHSTQDTVLA; encoded by the coding sequence TTGCTCCTGCCTGACGGCCTCACCAGCCTCAACAACCCGCGTGGACCCTCGGGCATCGCGCGCAGCCCTCGCCCCTATGTCCTGCTGAACGGCGTCAGGCTGCCGGTGCAGGCGGTCGAATCGCTCGAGGTGACCAACGCCAGCCACTTCACGGCCGACACGTTCCGACTCCAACTCGCCGTCGGTGGCCTTCCGGCCGATTACGGCCCGGCCTACTGGGCCGATTCGCAGTTCGACCAGCTCTCGATCGGCGTATCCATGAACGGCGAGACACCGAGGCCGCTGATCGTGGGCCAGGTCGACGATATCGACTGGAATCCGGTCGGTACGGAGATCACGCTGACCGGGCGCGACCTTTCCGCCGCGCTGATCGACAACAAGACCGCCGAGAAGTTCCAGAACCAGACGTCGAGCCAGATCGCGCAGACGCTCGCCCTGCGGCGCGGCCTCGACTCCGACGTCCAGGCGACGACGACGCTGGCCGGCACTTATTACGAGATCGACCATGCCATCGCCACCCACGAGGAGACGGAGTGGGACCTCCTGACGTACCTGGCGCAGCGTGAAGGGTTCGACGTGTGGGTGTCCGGCACGACGCTCTATTTCCAACCGTCGCCCTCCGAGACGAACCCGCCCTATCTCCTGCTGGTATCGCGAAACGCCGACGGCAGCTTCGTCTCGAACGGCGAGCGGATCAGCCTCCGGCGTTCCCAGACGCTCGCCCGCGACGTCATCGTGAAGGTGCGGAGCTGGAACCAGAAGCAGCAGCGGGCCTTCACGGTCACCGCCAAGCGGTCGCAGGCCAAGAAGGGCCAGCGCGTCGGTGGCGAGGCGCAGACCTACAGCTTCGTCCGGCCGAACCTGACGCAGGAGCAGGCCCAGAGGGTCGCGGAATCGCTCGCCGAGGACATCACCCGCCACGAGCGGGTCTTGAACGCCAGCCTGCCGGGCGACAACGAGCTCGTGACCCGGAGCATGGTCCGGCTGGTCGGCACCGGCACCGGCTGGGACCAGCTTTATTACCCGGACATCGTCACGCGGCGCCTGTCCATGGCCGAGGGCTACCGCATGGAACTGAAAGCAAAGAACCATTCAACGCAGGATACGGTCCTCGCATGA
- a CDS encoding phage tail tape measure protein: MSDAYKVGITIALTNQVSRGLMLIQGDLAKTNAQAIRLKATLKEIKLLGIGGAILGGVGYAGLHALGKTVEAAKEYQQALAQFKSLNFGDSVNSQADKFARGASVIGASATDLMRTTRDLTTVLGDFGMAKQLAPGFAQLKFANQAVYGGHGLDFNEHQLRDLERIIEMKGGFKSPQDFLAQASMMQQVIAGTGGMVKPSDYLAFIKTAGVAGRLLDNKAFYYGMEPLIQELGGNRVGTGLMSAYNNLAQGRSTVRAATELMKLGLLDRSMVEFTKIGTIKQVRPGALKDNLGFGANPYQWMQDVLLPAMRARGITSEQGVLQELGVIFGNRTASSLFSLMFLQQEKIAKNMKLSQNAMGTDELVKLARSSPQGAEMALGKAWANLKMAAGEALIPIIIPALNKLAEVIRAIGQWAYRHPRLFDTLIYGFAGLSAALLFGGTVLTLKAAFLALKIAVPLLTTPLASMAALPLAGIASGLGLVTAALAALIPIVYHQQIAAWVDKHAPVIGDSLLAASDFLSGSKPSSSNRSFVPPPSGKTVQVSTAVNLDGRQIASVVSRHQADAANGPATSPSGFDGRMTPSYGGSGS, encoded by the coding sequence ATGAGTGACGCATACAAAGTCGGGATCACGATCGCGCTGACGAACCAGGTCAGCCGCGGGCTGATGCTGATCCAGGGCGACCTGGCCAAGACCAACGCCCAGGCGATCCGCCTCAAGGCCACGCTCAAGGAAATCAAGCTGCTCGGCATCGGCGGGGCCATCCTCGGCGGCGTCGGCTATGCCGGGCTGCACGCGCTCGGCAAGACCGTCGAGGCGGCCAAGGAATACCAGCAGGCATTGGCCCAGTTCAAGAGCCTGAACTTCGGGGACTCGGTCAACAGCCAGGCGGACAAGTTCGCCCGCGGCGCATCCGTCATCGGGGCCTCGGCTACCGACCTCATGCGGACGACGCGCGACCTGACGACGGTGTTGGGCGATTTCGGGATGGCGAAGCAGCTCGCGCCCGGCTTCGCGCAGCTCAAGTTCGCCAACCAGGCCGTCTACGGCGGCCACGGCCTCGATTTTAACGAGCACCAGCTCCGCGACCTCGAGCGGATCATCGAGATGAAGGGCGGCTTCAAGAGCCCGCAGGACTTCCTCGCCCAGGCGAGCATGATGCAGCAGGTGATCGCGGGCACCGGCGGCATGGTCAAGCCGTCCGACTACCTCGCCTTCATCAAGACCGCCGGCGTGGCGGGCCGCCTGCTCGACAACAAGGCGTTCTATTACGGCATGGAGCCCCTGATCCAGGAACTCGGCGGCAATCGCGTCGGCACCGGCCTGATGAGCGCCTACAACAACCTGGCCCAGGGGCGCTCGACCGTCCGCGCCGCCACGGAGCTCATGAAGCTGGGCCTGCTCGACAGGTCGATGGTCGAGTTCACGAAGATTGGCACCATCAAGCAGGTCCGGCCCGGCGCGCTCAAGGACAACCTCGGCTTCGGCGCCAACCCCTACCAGTGGATGCAGGACGTGCTCCTGCCCGCCATGCGGGCCCGCGGCATCACGTCCGAGCAGGGCGTCCTTCAGGAGCTGGGCGTCATCTTCGGCAACCGCACCGCTTCCAGTCTGTTCAGCCTGATGTTCCTCCAGCAGGAAAAGATCGCCAAGAACATGAAGCTGAGCCAGAACGCGATGGGCACGGACGAGCTGGTGAAACTCGCTCGCTCCAGCCCGCAGGGAGCCGAGATGGCCCTCGGCAAAGCATGGGCGAACCTCAAGATGGCTGCCGGCGAGGCGCTTATCCCGATCATCATCCCGGCGCTGAACAAGCTGGCGGAAGTCATCCGGGCCATCGGCCAGTGGGCCTATCGCCATCCCAGGCTGTTCGACACGCTGATCTACGGCTTCGCCGGCCTGTCCGCCGCCTTGCTGTTCGGCGGGACCGTCCTGACCCTCAAGGCCGCGTTCCTCGCCCTGAAAATCGCCGTGCCGCTGCTCACGACGCCGCTGGCCTCCATGGCGGCCTTGCCGCTGGCGGGCATCGCCTCCGGCCTCGGCCTCGTCACGGCGGCACTGGCCGCCCTCATTCCGATCGTCTACCACCAGCAGATCGCCGCATGGGTCGACAAGCACGCGCCGGTTATCGGCGACTCGCTCCTGGCGGCCAGCGATTTCCTGAGCGGCTCCAAGCCGTCGAGCAGCAACCGCAGCTTCGTTCCCCCTCCCTCGGGCAAGACGGTCCAGGTCAGCACCGCCGTCAACCTCGATGGTCGGCAGATCGCTTCGGTGGTCAGCCGACATCAGGCCGACGCGGCGAATGGGCCTGCGACATCTCCCAGCGGCTTCGACGGCCGCATGACGCCGAGCTACGGCGGTTCGGGGAGCTGA
- a CDS encoding ISAzo13 family transposase: MQDATRIERIRAKFCALDAVLDERSRRQWAAAEAREYGYGGVTALSLATGLARNTIAAGMRELEYRELHPDEPVSTRLRHSGAGRKRRTEADPDLAAALEALLEPLTRGDPMSPLRWTCKSTRRLAAELSGQGHRVGYRTVAWLLHEAGYSLQANRKTREGNQHPDRNAQFEFINAQAARFQKRRQPVISVDTKKKELIGDFKNGGREWRPEGRPEPVRVHDFRDKELGKAIPYGVYDVTNNQGWVSVGIDHDTAYFAAASIGRWWREMGAPRFPRATELFITADGGGSNGYRTRLWKVALQGLADQIGLKLTVSHFPPGTSKWNKVEHRLFSFITQNWRGKPLVSVQVIVNLIAATRTKKGLVVRAALDEGKYETGIIVTDEQMAGLQLKPASFHGEWNYTIKPRSRT, from the coding sequence GTGCAGGATGCCACTCGCATTGAACGGATTCGGGCGAAGTTCTGCGCCCTGGACGCAGTCCTGGATGAGAGGTCCAGGCGGCAGTGGGCGGCCGCGGAGGCGCGCGAATACGGGTACGGCGGTGTGACTGCCCTATCCCTCGCCACGGGGTTGGCTCGCAACACGATCGCGGCCGGAATGCGGGAGCTCGAGTATCGCGAACTCCACCCCGACGAACCGGTCTCGACCCGGCTGCGACACAGCGGCGCGGGGCGGAAGCGCCGGACCGAGGCCGATCCCGACCTGGCCGCGGCGCTGGAGGCGCTGCTGGAGCCGCTGACGCGGGGCGACCCGATGTCGCCGTTGCGCTGGACGTGCAAGAGCACGCGACGGTTGGCGGCAGAGTTGAGCGGGCAGGGGCATCGGGTCGGCTACCGCACGGTGGCGTGGCTGCTCCACGAGGCCGGCTACAGCCTGCAGGCCAACCGCAAGACCCGCGAGGGGAACCAGCACCCCGACCGGAACGCCCAGTTCGAGTTCATCAACGCACAGGCGGCGCGGTTCCAGAAGCGGCGCCAGCCGGTGATCTCGGTGGACACGAAGAAGAAGGAGTTGATCGGGGATTTCAAGAACGGCGGCCGCGAGTGGCGCCCCGAGGGGCGGCCGGAGCCGGTGCGCGTCCACGACTTCCGGGACAAGGAGCTGGGCAAGGCGATCCCCTACGGCGTGTACGACGTGACCAACAACCAGGGCTGGGTCAGCGTGGGGATCGATCATGACACCGCCTACTTCGCGGCCGCGAGCATCGGCCGATGGTGGCGAGAGATGGGGGCCCCCCGCTTCCCCCGCGCGACCGAGTTGTTCATCACCGCGGACGGCGGGGGCAGCAACGGTTACCGCACCCGGTTGTGGAAGGTGGCGTTGCAGGGCCTGGCCGATCAGATCGGCCTGAAGCTAACGGTGAGCCACTTCCCGCCGGGCACGAGCAAGTGGAACAAGGTGGAGCACCGGCTGTTCAGCTTCATCACACAGAACTGGCGAGGCAAGCCGCTGGTGAGCGTCCAGGTCATCGTCAACTTGATCGCCGCCACGCGAACCAAGAAGGGCCTGGTTGTGAGAGCCGCGCTCGATGAAGGCAAGTACGAGACGGGCATCATTGTGACCGACGAGCAAATGGCCGGGCTCCAGTTGAAGCCCGCTAGCTTCCACGGCGAATGGAATTACACCATCAAGCCGCGCTCGAGAACTTGA
- a CDS encoding HK97-gp10 family putative phage morphogenesis protein, which yields MELLELAAKLGEIALQQHEMEQHALEKAAKLVEKRAKEKIGEYQDQAGPFIAWPDLAESTKADRARQGFPEDEPLLRTGEMRDSIEHTVGNGEAQVGSNSDIAVYQELGTQHIPPRSFLGGAVVDEMDRIIKIVGEDAVAALGTGQK from the coding sequence ATGGAACTACTTGAATTGGCCGCCAAACTCGGCGAGATCGCCCTGCAGCAGCACGAGATGGAGCAGCACGCACTCGAAAAGGCCGCGAAGCTCGTCGAGAAGCGGGCGAAGGAGAAGATCGGCGAATATCAGGATCAGGCCGGCCCCTTCATCGCGTGGCCTGATCTCGCGGAATCGACCAAGGCCGACCGCGCCCGGCAGGGCTTCCCCGAAGATGAGCCGCTGCTGCGCACCGGCGAGATGCGCGACAGCATCGAGCACACGGTCGGCAACGGCGAGGCTCAGGTCGGCTCCAACTCCGACATCGCGGTCTACCAGGAGCTCGGGACCCAGCACATCCCGCCCCGCTCGTTCCTGGGAGGCGCGGTCGTCGATGAGATGGACAGGATTATCAAAATCGTCGGCGAAGACGCGGTCGCCGCTCTAGGGACCGGGCAAAAATAA